The Arachis ipaensis cultivar K30076 chromosome B05, Araip1.1, whole genome shotgun sequence nucleotide sequence GATCATTGTAGTAGGATAAGCAATTGGAACATCGTTCATGAATTTCGAGAAGCGAATGCTTTTGCAGATACATTGGCATGGCAAGGACATGAACTTCAGTTGGGATCCCattttttcttctctatttttctcATGTATTTCGTTAAGTTTTCATATAGACTTCATTGGAACTGCTTTCTCTAGAATAGTTTCtatataattttctttctttttgggcTTTATGCCCTGATGTCTataaaaaatcattttaaaaatttcaaaatttattttcaaaattccaaaataaaaagaaacatctaaaacgTAACAAACAAAAACAcctaaaacttaacaaaaatgAGATATCCAAAACCATTTTAAAAGTTACAAAACATAACGAAACAAAacatctaaaaatttgaaaaagaacaTCCAAAAACTAAGCAAGAAACATCTAAAACTATCAAAAAAATAATCCAAAAAGAAGAAATATCCAAAACTTAAGGGAAAAAATCCGAAACTTAGGAGAAAAAACATTAGTATAAAGGATCAtccaaaatgaagaagaagagcgATGCAGTCAGAGCACGACGTCCTTCTTCCTCGCTAGTCGTTCCGTCGCGAGATTCGGTGAGGCAACAATTGTGGCATGTGGCGATCTCTTTGGTGGCGTGATGCACGTCACGACCCTCGGCGCGGCAACAACAACGGACTTATGGCAGCCTCCTCGGTGGCGTGATGCGCGACCTCCTTAGTGTGATGCGTGACCTTCTTCCGCTTCTAAACAAGTGTGTGTTGCGGCGGGTGGTGGCGGAAGGTTGAACGGCAGCACTATAATGGCGTGGGTGGTGCGTCCTCAGCGATTGCGGCTCTGGGGAGAGTAAGAGTGATAAGGGTTTGTGATTGTGTTTTTAACTGTGAATGGGAGGGAAAGTGAAATTAAGGTAACTCTTTTAGGTGTTGtctcatattaaaaaaaaaaacttagctAACATGTACCCTAAGCTTACCACTAGTggaaatttttaaatattttcattTAATGAATACAAAACAAATGAATtgtaaacttaaattttttataatcttaACATGTGTCCTAAGATAGCATTTGTTTTGTGGTATTGAGACGGAGATTGAAGGACTGAGACttaatatcatgtttgttggccTATAggctggtactaaaatttcagtcACCGttccaaaattttagtatttgAGTACCTCCAAAAAATGGGAACACAGggaactgaaactttaataacttTTTTATTTCCTCATATGTCctcattcaaaattttattttccaaATTTATTCTTCACCCTCAACTTCATCCCACCTCTTACTCCACCACCCAACCCCACCTCATCTTTCACTCTACCAACACACTTTTGCCACCACTAACAATAGTGTCAGCAGCAACAACAATCTCATCAATcatattcaacaacaacaataataccaAAAACAAGAACAATCTCATAAAAAACAAcaattttagaatagaaaagagaagaatagtGAGACATAGAGGTGGCACGGCGGCATGAAACTGGAATAGAGACAGCGCAGTGAGCACAAAGAACAGAGACGGCACAGAGGACCATTGACGAGCATAGAAAACAGAGGCGCAATAGATTTGACCCCAAGTGCAAGATCGGCTATGGCGGGTTTGGCTCCATCTATCTCGCAGGCAGTGACAAAAGAACTTGATGGTTTTGGCCGAGTGAGCGAGAGTGACAGAGGAGCTCGACGGTGACAGTAGAGCAAGCAAGAATGACAGCAAAGCAAGCGAAAGAGAGCGAGCCACCAAGAGAGAGCAGAAAAGGAGAGGCAGAGGCAAAGCGAGCAGAAAGCATATAGGAGAAGGAAAAAAGGAGAAGGGGGTAGGtgggtttagggtttttattttattttttaattaataaaaacatttAGTAATTTCAAACATTTTAGTCTCTACTTTTATCTCAAACCAAACAGGACATTGAGACATAATTCAGTTTTATACACTTTATACCAAACACAATATTAGAATTTATTTCAGTCTCAATCTCCTAGTCTCTAATTCTCATTCTCATCTTTCTTTCAAATGCTACCTAAAACGCATCGGAAAGCAACCGGAGTACCACGGCTAATCAACCACCATTACCAGTCACCAAATACCAATAattcttaaatactaaacaacaCTGCATCGCTTCCATTTTAAGCTCACCCCCCTCAGCATTCAGCTTCTGCATCTCTTCATTCTCATTCTATTGTTTAGGTATCGTATCAATCTTATTTCCATTCACTCCCTGCAATTTGGTTTTCTTACTGTTACAGATGCAATGTAACTCGATCTCTACTTTGCATTTTGCAAGTTGACTTTGTCGGtgagttgaataattgttgatatGCAATGTGTTGAGAATAATGCGagcaaattaattattattattattattttgttgaaaattgaaattattcATCATGAGAAACCTTTTACCTGTACTGGTTCATCGTTTATAGGGTAGATTTCACAGACCGATAGTAATGACTGACAATTGATCCATTTACCTTTCCTCTTTGCATAGATGCTAATAACTAAGGAAGACATCTGCGGAGTTAGGGTGTTACTGTTACTGTAATGGCCTCTGAGAGGGAAAGTTTTGACCTCTCTGGACCCTTATATCTAACGCATGTTGACTGGTAAGTTCTTCCAGACAATCACTACTTTATTCACCATGCTTCTTATGCTTAATAAATCTGTGTATCAGTTTCCTTGATTATGCTTTACAGTATATGTTCAGAGCAATATATAAGGAAAATTGATGTTTCCATTGCTATCTTTCTCTTCAATATTGAAAATACTTGTTGACTAAAGATATAGTCTGAATTCAAAATGTTTAATCTGGGGAGTACTTTCTTTTTGGCTAATAGACAAGGAGATTTTTATTACATTAGGGATAATCCGAATCATCGAAAGTCAGTTGCTGCTAGTTTGGTCCAAGGTGTTTATGTGCTAGAAAAGGATAGACAAGAACGACGCGAAGGGACAGATGCTCTAGCATCGCCTTGGTGGGTTTTCTTCAACTTTCAGTTACTCCATAAACTTGTTGATGATGTTGATTCCTCTATTTTTGGTGCAATCTATGAGTTCAAGCCCCCATCTACTTACTGCAATGACACTCTTCATAGAAGTCCAAGCTATGTCATTGCCTTCAGGGGAACCATAACGAAGGCAGACTCAGTTTCGCGTGATATTGAGCTGGATATGCATTTTGTGCGAAATGGTCTTCATCAAACTTCGCGCTATGAAATAGCTATCCAAGCTGTTCGAAACATGATAGCTACTGTTGGTGATTCAGGTATCTGGTTGGCTGGTCACTCTTTAGGATCGGCAGTGTCATTGCTTTGTGGGAAAACCATGGCCAAGAGTGGAAATTTCATTGAATCATTTCTTTTCAACCCTCCATATGTGTCTGCTCCAATTGAGAGAATAAAGGATAAGAAAGTGAAGCATGGGCTTAGAATTGCTGGCAGTGTGATAACAGCTGGACTCACCCTTGCTGTGAAAGCTAAGCAGAAGAAGAGTTTGTCATCTGATCCTTTTGCTGCTTTCTCTGCTTGGGTTCCATGCTTGTTTGTGAATCCATCAGATCATATATGCTCTGAGTATATTGGATACTTTGAACatagaaaaaaaatggaggagattgGTGCAGGGAGCATTGAGAGGTTAGCCACACAAAACTCCCTTGGGTGTCTGTTGATGGGTGCATTTGGGAAGGAATCTGAACCACTGCACCTCATTCCTTCTGCTTCTGTTACAGTGAATTTGACTCCTTCAAGAGATTTCAAAGAAGCTCATGGGATTCACCAGTGGTGGAAACCTCACTTGCACCTTCAATCCAAACTCTACAAATACTAATACTACTTTCTAGTTGCAacttttatctttttggttttccATGTGATGCGAGGTTTAGATGGATATTAAGCACATATCACGCTGTTAATTATTAGTTATTGGACATTGTAGATAAACAGTATTGTTTATTTTTAGGAATTGTTAGCTTTCCGGAATCAAATCTCGGCTTGGTTATGTTTATTATTAGGGTTATATCTTTTCTTACCAAAAATACGTATGCATTGAGTAATTATGTATACAGATCAGCACAACTTATTCTTTGTTATTCGAGTATTCCTGATAGGATACATTTACAATATCTCAAGTTAGACTATTTTGCAAATGAAACACAATTTCACAATCCAAATACCAAACTCATCAATTTTATCCTCAATTTTCACCGTTTGTCGGTTGTTATGTAATGGAAATCCCCTTACCACAATTTTGAGTCACTTTCTTCCTAAGCAAAAATGCTTAATCCGTTTCCATTTTTCAACAACTCATTCTCCATCAGGCCCACAGGCCATTGGCCCAATCATAAATCATCAGCCACAGATACAAAATGACACATGGGCCAGGCTAAAAAGGCCAGGTCGCACCATAAGCTAAGGTGTTCCTCACCGTATACAGCCTTCCCCTTCTGTGCTTATCCGATTGCAGAGTGTCCCCCATTCGCAGTTTGACACGCATCCATCCATAGACTTTAATACCGGGATGCTAAATCAACGTTTTACATGGAATCCCCAAAATACCCTCACCGCCttcacatatataaataaataaaatggtcAGGTGATCAGTGTTCAAGTGTGAAAAGGGAAAACAGTGAGAATGAAGGACGCCGGAAAGAGCCACAAGGCGAATGGGAAGCTGCCCTCGGAGGCGAGGAGAGACCGGAAATCGGCGACGGGAATCAGCGGGTCGCCCAAGAAGGGAGGCCACGGAGGAAAGTTCACGTGGATCGGCGGCCAAGGCTACTCGCACGTTGAGATTGGCCCGGAGGTTCTCGATGCGAAGGATCCAAACTTCGACGATCTGGAGGACGTCGCCGCCGTGTGATCGGCAACGTCGTGGCGCCTCAGCTGAGTCGGCAACATCGACGGTGATCAGATCTGTAAATATCAACTTGATCCGtggaaaattagaaataaaatgaAACGTTCGGAATGGGTTTCGTGATCGGATATTGATATTCTATGTCTGAGTTTGTGGTGGGAGTAACCATGACTTGTGTTATTGTAAATATTAATGGCCAATTCCATTATTGAAATTGTAGTGTAGTACCAGCATCAGTGTCAGTTTCAGTGTCACTAGTATTGAGCTATTTCGTTTTCAGTTTTACTGTTCATGCTTTGTATTAAACTTCCTAAACTTAATTAATCTAATCCAGTGCTAAATCTTAAATGTTACATGTTCTGTGGTCAAAATATCATAAATAATAACCAAAAATAGTAACCGATTTGGGTCGATCGAGTAAGTTCACTCGGTTTAAATAAGTGTCGCGCATTTCGAATTCCGCCCCAATAGTGGATTAATCTGCTGGTGCGGTTTATATAGTTTTATAAATATTACAAAGTGTCTGCAGTggtttatataattttataaatgttACAAGTATCTTTATAAATGTTACAAACAAGTATAAGTTTCAGAAAGTTGTAATCTGTTAATAATAATTTCAAATCATTTTAATTccatattattatttttactaaaatactcttttaatttaatgaaataaaaatattttgttatttaattttataaaaagatttaactaatttttttgaaaaaacaatTATTTATATTTGCAAATTTTGTAAANNNNNtataaatgaatataataaaTCTCTATTACAGTTACAGAATGATTCACATGATCAATTATAATTAAATGtggatcaaaaataaaaaatgaaggaCGTGTAGGTAGTAAATCATAAATGTAGctcaataaaattaaataatgtcAAATATGAAAAGTTTGAATTATTTTTGCTTTGGTTACTAAATATTTCTGCAAATTTAATCGACCACTTAATATTTTATTTGGTGTCTAAAACGCCACTTAATATCGATGGATACAAGTAGTATAAGAACAATTTAATATATCAGTCAAATAATAATNNNNNNNNNNNNNNNNNNNNNNNNNNNNNNNNNNNNNNNNNNNNNNNNNNNNNNNNNNNNNNNNNNNNNNNNNNNNNNNNNNNNNNNNNNNNNNNNNNNNNNNNNNNNNNNNNNNNNNNNNNNNNNNNNNNNNNNNNNNNNNNNNNNNNNNNNNNNNNNNNNNNNNNNNNNNNNNNNNNNNNNNNNNNNNNNNNNNNNNNNNNNNNNNNNNNNNNNNNNNNNNNNNNNNNNNNNNNNNNNNNNNNNNNNNNNNNNNNNNNNNNNNNNNNNNNNNNNNNNNNNNNNNNNNNNNNNNNNNNNNNNNNNNNNNNNNNNNNNNNNNNNNNNNNNNNNNNNNNNNNNNNNNNNNNNNNNNNNNNNNNNNNNNNNNNNNNNNNNNNNNNNNNNNNNNNNNNNNNNNNNNNNNNNNNNNNNNNNNNNNNNNNNNNNNNNNNNNNNNNNNNNNNNNNNNNNNNNNNNNNNNNNNNNNNNNNNNNNNNNNNNNNNNNNNNNNNNNNNNNNNNNNNNNNNNNNNNNNNNNNNNNNNNNNNNNNNNNNNNNNNNNNNNNNNNNNNNNNNNNNNNNNNNNATAATTGTTGAAAGAGATAATAATTTGAATAAATTAGTGTATAAATAATtatgaataattagttattctataatgtatttaaaaaatttgaatttaagataagataaacttttgataagataagatttaaatttaaaataagataaacttTTGATAAGATAAACTCATACTCTATATatatgtacaagatgtctctggtacgggttgagagatggatcgggaacttgcgggtcgaggcggatgccggatcacttgactggggcgatggggggaggtacctgcaaagacactccgacgctcaagtcagaatggatctgagaggtagaaagtgtgtggagtggatgaatacctggagggacctgggtcctctatttataggtgatggagaatatcttatcttatcttatctggctaagataagggagacgtttgaattcgaaagtcggttaggaATCCTGAGAGTGCCGTTTTCAGGCCTTCTAGAAGCGGGGAACGGGTCGGACCCGGAGAACCGGTGTCGGGTTCATTCTTGGATCCGGGAcggtgggccggatccgtaacagttgcccccgcagcggggGAGCGAACAAGGTCGATCTGTCGCTGAAAGGTGCGATGCTTGACTGTGGGCTTCAGTTTGTCTCGGGAGTTCGTTTGGTTTTTGAAGGGAGATCGGTGTCTCGGCTCTGGCTTCGCTGAAGGCCCGTCTGACCGTTTTTTGGTTTGACGTGACTCCTCCGATTCTGCCGTGTCTGTTGCGTTCTTCGAGGCTTTATTAGCTTCTTTTTTCGAGGGAGGGTCATTAAATGTGAAGGGACGCTTTCCCTCATCTGCCCCTACTAGCTTTAACTGCGTTTTAGGGGTAATTGTGTCTTTTCACCCCTCTCTTTGAAAccgttttggatttttatttcaaTTCCCTCGCTCGtttccctttctttttccttttcccaTTCTCTTCTGAAGAATTTCTAGCTGCACAGAAAGTCTCCTCCTTTCTCTGTGGTCTTTCGTTTTCTGGTTTTTGCTTGCTGGTTTTTGCTTGCTGCTTCTGCTTT carries:
- the LOC107643128 gene encoding GDSL esterase/lipase At4g10955, with translation MASERESFDLSGPLYLTHVDWDNPNHRKSVAASLVQGVYVLEKDRQERREGTDALASPWWVFFNFQLLHKLVDDVDSSIFGAIYEFKPPSTYCNDTLHRSPSYVIAFRGTITKADSVSRDIELDMHFVRNGLHQTSRYEIAIQAVRNMIATVGDSGIWLAGHSLGSAVSLLCGKTMAKSGNFIESFLFNPPYVSAPIERIKDKKVKHGLRIAGSVITAGLTLAVKAKQKKSLSSDPFAAFSAWVPCLFVNPSDHICSEYIGYFEHRKKMEEIGAGSIERLATQNSLGCLLMGAFGKESEPLHLIPSASVTVNLTPSRDFKEAHGIHQWWKPHLHLQSKLYKY